A region of Deinococcus rubellus DNA encodes the following proteins:
- a CDS encoding single-stranded DNA-binding protein translates to MSDATDVVREALRAALSAWAVAEVRGDQARVLPVPDLDTLAEHLSAADAAWGLTWACDAAAPPLVRARLSLGGAVREGLSGGHSLEDAKKLALADAFRYFGVSSTLEAPWVEYDPDDGPNVSELGGLNELPTSQPRRDSPRPLPPQVPLDPQLSRARAHIDTLMEQLREAGKGGEATRLLLRGYGETVDESRAIYKELQALQRR, encoded by the coding sequence ATGTCCGATGCCACCGATGTCGTCCGCGAGGCGCTGCGCGCCGCCCTGAGTGCCTGGGCGGTGGCTGAGGTACGCGGTGACCAGGCCCGCGTGCTGCCCGTGCCCGACCTCGATACCCTGGCCGAGCACCTGAGTGCCGCCGACGCGGCCTGGGGGCTGACCTGGGCCTGCGACGCCGCCGCGCCTCCGCTGGTCCGCGCCCGCCTGAGCCTGGGCGGCGCGGTGCGTGAGGGCCTCAGCGGTGGGCACAGCCTGGAAGACGCCAAGAAACTGGCGCTGGCCGACGCTTTCAGGTACTTCGGGGTGTCCAGCACGCTGGAAGCGCCCTGGGTCGAGTACGATCCCGACGATGGTCCCAACGTCAGCGAACTCGGCGGCCTGAACGAGTTGCCCACTTCCCAGCCGCGCCGTGACTCGCCGCGCCCCCTGCCGCCTCAGGTGCCGCTTGACCCCCAGCTGAGCAGGGCACGCGCCCACATTGATACCCTGATGGAGCAACTGCGCGAGGCGGGCAAGGGCGGCGAGGCCACCCGGCTGCTGCTGCGCGGCTACGGCGAGACGGTGGACGAGAGCCGGGCCATCTACAAAGAGCTTCAGGCCCTTCAGCGGCGCTAG